The Arthrobacter sp. Marseille-P9274 DNA segment CAGGCACCGCCGTCGTTCCCGCTCCCCCGCCCCCGGGCACCGCCGTCGTTCCCGCCTGCCGCATTGGCAACGTGCACCGCCACCGCCAGCTCGGCGCAGGACGGCGTGTGGAACTCCATCACCGGCATCTTCCGGCCGATGAGGTCCGTGTCCAGCCGGCCGGCCGCCACCTCGGGGTCGTTGATCAGCAGCCGCAGGTATTCGATGTTGGTCAGCACGCCCAGGATGACGGTGTCCGCGAGCGCCCGGTCCAGGAGGGCCAGGGACTGCGCGCGGTTCCGGCCCCAGGCGACGACCTTGGCCAGCATGGGATCGTAGAAGGCCGGCACCTCGAGGCCGTCCCGCAGCGAACTGTCGACGCGGACGTGCTCGCCGGACGGCTCGGCCACCCCCAGGACGGTGCCCGTGGACGGCACGAAGCCGCGGGCCGCGTCCTCGGCGTACACGCGGGCCTCGACGGCGTGCCCCTCCAGCCCCACGTCCTCCTGCGTGAAGTCGAGGGCCTGTCCGGCAGCGATGCGGACTTGCCATTCCACTAGGTCAACGCGCTGGCCCCGGATGCGCACGACTTCCTCGGTGACCGGATGCTCCACCTGCAGGCGGGTGTTCATCTCCATAAAGAAGAACTCCCCGGGGCTTTCGTCGCTGACCAGGAACTCCACGGTGCCGGCGCCCACGTAGTCCACGGAGCGTGCCGCCGCCACGGCAGCCGCGCCGATCGCGGAACGGATCCGGCCGCCGTCGTTATTGCCCTCCAGCAAAGGCGACGGCGCCTCTTCGATCACCTTCTGGTGCCGCCGCTGCAGCGAGCACTCGCGTTCGCCGAGGTGCACCGTGTTGCCGTGGCGGTCGGCCAGGACCTGCACCTCGATGTGGCGCGGCCGGCGGACCAGCCGCTCGAGGAAGAGGGTGTCGTCGCCGAAGGCGCTGCGGGCTGTGCGGCGGGCGCTGGCCAGGGCGCCGGGCAGCTCGGCGGCGGATTCGACGACGAACATCCCCTTGCCGCCGCCGCCCGCCGACGGTTTGATCAGGAGCGGGAAGCCCACGTTCGCCGCCGCGGCCGCCAGGTCCTCGTCGGTCATCCCGGGCCTGGCGATCCCCGGAACCACGGGAACCCCGTAGCCGGCCACGTGGTTCTTGGCCCGGATCTTGTCCCCCATCGCGTTGAGCGAAGCGACGTCCGGCCCGATGAACGTGATCCCGGCGTCGGCGAGCGCGCGGCCGAAGCCGGCATTCTCGGAGAGGAAGCCGTAGCCCGGGTGCACGGCCCGGGCGCCGCTGCGGCGGCAGGCCTCGAGGATCGCGTCGATGCTGAGGTAGCTCTCGGCGGCCGGGCCCGGCCCGATCCGCACCGCGGCATCGGCCTCGGCCACGTGGCGCGCGCCCGCGTCGGCGTCCGAGTACACGGCAATGGAGCGGATGCCGAGGGGCCTCAGGGTGCGGATGACGCGGACGGCGATTTCCCCGCGGTTGGCCACGAGCACCGTGTCGAAGAGTGGATTGTCCACGATTGGTCCGTTCTCTCGGCTACATGCGGAAGACGCCGAAGGACGTCTCCGGCAGGGGTTGGCGGGCGCAGACGTCCAGGGCCATGCCCAGCACGCGGCGGGTGTCGGCCGGGTCGATGACGCCGTCGTCCCAGAGCCGCGCCGTCGAGTAGTAGGGGTTGCCCTGCGCCTCGTACTGCTGCCTGATGGGGTCCTTGAAGGCCTCCTCGTCCTCCGCGCTCCAGTCCTGGCCGGCCCCCTCGAGCTGGTCCCGCTTCACGGTGGCCAGGACCGACGACGCCTGGTTGCCGCCCATCACGGAGATCCGGGCGGCGGGCCACATCCACAGGAAGCGCGGCGAATACGCGCGGCCGCACATGGAGTAGTTGCCGGCACCGAAGGACCCGCCGATCACCACCGTCAGCTTGGGCACGCGGGTCGTGGCGACGGCGGTGACCATCTTGGCGCCGTGCTTGGCGATGCCGTCGGCCTCGTAATCGCGGCCCACCATGAAGCCGGCGATGTTCTGCAGGAACAGCAGCGGAATGCCGCGCTGGTCGCAGAGCTCGATGAAGTGCGCCCCCTTGAGCGCCGACTCGGAGAAGAGCACGCCGTTGTTGGCGACGATGCCGACCTTGTGGCCGTGGATCCGCGCGAACCCGGTGACCAGGGTGCTGCCGTAGCCGGCCTTGAACTCGTGGAAGCGGCTGCCGTCGGTGATCCGGGCGATGACCTCGTGGACGTCGTAGGACGCGTTGACGTCGGTCGGCACGGCACCGTAGAGCTCGGCGGGATCCGCCACGGGTTCGGCAGGCTGGGCCTCGATGTTCCACGCCGGCGCCGGGGTAGGCGGCAGCGTCTCGATGATGTTGCGGACGATCGACAGCGCGTGCGCGTCATTCTCCGCCAGATGGTCGACGACGCCGGAGGTCTTGGCGTGCAGCTCGCCGCCGCCCAGCTCCTCCGCCGTGACGATCTCCCCGATCGCCGCCTTCACCAGCGGCGGTCCGCCCAGGAAGATCGTGCCCTGGTCGCGGACAATCACCGTCTCGTCGCTCATCGCCGGAACGTAGGCGCCGCCCGCCGTGCAGGATCCCAGGACGGCGGCGATCTGCGGAATCTTCCGCGCCGACAGGTTGGCCTGGTTGTAGAAGATCCGGCCGAAGTGGTCCCGGTCCGGAAAGACCTCGTCCTGCATCGGCAGGAACGCGCCGCCGGAGTCCACCAGGTAGACGCAGGGCAGGCCGTTCTCCAGCGCGATTTCCTGGGCCCGCAGGTGCTTCTTCACCGTCATCGGGAAGTACGTGCCGCCCTTGACCGTCGCGTCGTTGGAGATGACCAGCACGTGGCGCCCGTGGACCAGGCCGATCCCGGCGATGATCCCGGCGCCGGGGCTTTCGCCGCCGTACATGTCCTCGGCGGCGAGCGGCGCGATCTCGAGGAACGGAGAGCCCTCATCCAGCAGCATGTCGACCCGCTGGCGCGGCAGCAGCTTGCCGCGGTCCACGTGGCGTTGGCGCGATTTCTCCGGGCCGCCCAGGGCAGCCCGCGCCAGGCGCTCCCGCAGCTCATCGACGAGCGCCGACTGCCGCTTGGCATTCTGCAGGAAATCGGGGTCCGTCGTATCGACCCTGCTGGTCAGAGTGTCCATGCTGTCCTTTTCGTCGCGGGCGTGCGGGTCCAGTGGGGCCGGTGGCGGGTCAGGAAACGTTGGCACGCGGCTGCGGAGGATCCGGCTCACTGGCCAGCCGGCGGGGTGCAACCACGAAGTCGACGCCGTCGAGCAGGGCGCCGTCGACCGCCAGGATGCGGCAGGCCATGCTCACGAAATACTGCTGCACCTCCTCGAGCCGCAGCCGCCCGTCCGCGCGGAACCAGTGGGCGACACCCGTCCCCATCTCCATCAGCGCCAGGCGGGTCATCGTCAGGTCCTCGGTGTTGAAGGCGCCGACGCGCGCGCCGCGTTCAAGCACCTGCGCGAAGAGCGACTCGTACTCGTCGCGGAGCGCCTGCATGGCGGGGCGGTTGGTCTCGGACAGCGCCCGCATCTCGTACTCGGCAACCCGCGCGGTGAGCTGGTTGGTCGCCGTCAGCCCCACGTGCGAGGAGATCAGCCCGGCCAGCTGAATGGCCGGCTCTGCGCTGCCGCGCAGGGCCTCGGAGCCGGAACGGATCATCTCGTCGAGGCAGTCGCGCATGATGCTGACCAGCAGGTCTTCCTTGCTGCCCACATAGTGGTAGAGCGTCGCCGAGTTGATGCCGGCCGCCGCCCCCAGGTCGCGGATCCCGGTGGCCGCGAAACCGCGGGTGGCGAAGAGCGAAACCGCCGCCTGCTGGACCTTGCCAAGGTTCACGGTCACCACGCTTTCCCGCTGCCGCAGTCATGGGTGCCAATCGATCGATTGGGTCACACGCACCATTGCAGCCCAGAGTGGGCGGAGCTGTCAATCAGTTGATTGGGAATTTCCACCAACGACGGCGGATGCCCGCCGCAGTGCCCGGGAGGACTCAGCGGGCAGCTGCTCACTCCCCTTCCTGAGCAGCCGCTCCTCCCACCAGGGACTCAGCGCGGAGTTACGCCTCCCTCGACGGACGTCCGGCTGCTGCCCCGACCCGGCTGCGCCCCGAGCCGCTGCCGGGCCGTGTTGCTGCCGCGGCCGATCGGCACGCGCCGGGTCGCCGCCGCCAACCCGAAGGCTGGCATGTCGCTGTAGACCGACTCCTGGTCGGCCGCGGCTACCTGGTAGGTCTCGTGCCAGACGCCGACGTCGCCCGAACCCGCCGACTCCTTCATGAACCGGCGCCACGGCTCGAGGTGCGGGGCATCGCGATCCGCCGCAAACCGCTGGAGGTGCTCCGGGCTCTTCCAATAACTCAGCATCACGGTGGTCCGCCCGAACCACGAATGGAACCCGAGCATCCCCGCTTCGGGATTCTCCGCCAGATACCGCAGCATCCTCGGCATCGCCGACGCCGTCCTCATGACCGCCGGAACCTTCCACCATCGATTGGCCCGCATCCCGATCAGGAAAACCGTCACCGCTTCTTCCGGAGCCGCAGTGAACCTCCCCGGCTCCACCTTCCGGCCCACTTCCCTTGCCTCGCTCATCGCCGTTCCCCTCCCGCTGCCTTGCCCCGCGCACCTGCTTGCCCCAATGCACCTGCCTGACCATCGCCGCGCTTCCGTTCTTCAGCCGTTCCATAACAGCGTTACAAAACAATGTTATGGAATAATGGGACCCATGGCAAGACCCCCTGTTTACGATGCAGACCTCCGCCAGCGGCTGCTCGAGGCCACCGCCGAACTCGTCGCGGCCGACGGCCCGGCGAGGGTGGCGCTGCGCGACGTCGCCGCCGCGGCCGGGACCTCGACCACGGCCGTGTATTCGCTCTTCGGCGGCAAGCCCCAGCTGCTGACCGCCGTGCTCGACGATGCCTTCCGCTCCTTCGGCGAATCCCAGCGCGCGGCGGCACCCCGCGGCCTGCGCGGACTCGGGCTCGCCTACCGGCAGTGGGCCCTGGAGCACCGCTCGTTCTACGCCCTGATGTTCAGCAGCCCGCTCGGCTCCCCGGTGCCCTGCGAAGCGACCCCGGAGGTCGCAGCATCCTCCATCGAGCCGCTCTACGAAGCGGTCGAAGCCACCCTCGCCGCCGCAGGCTCTAACGAACCCGTCCCCCTCGTGGCCGCCGCCATCTGGGGCCAGGTCCACGGACTCGTCAGCCTCGAACTCGCCGGCGCCGGCCTCCCCGGCATGGACTGGGAAGCCGCCTATGAAACCGCCCTCAACGCCATCCAGCGCAGCTACGCCCCTGACCTCGTCCGGCAGGAGCCCTGTCCGGCCTCCCGCTCGCCAGCATGTGCCCGCATGCCCCTCTCCCTCATCCCCAGCCCACGTCCCAAATCCGCAACCCGCGTCCCTCTCCCCGCCCCCTTATCCGCAGCCCGCGCCCTCTCCCGCCCAATCTCCCAGCTTTGAATCTCCCGCCGCCCGCATCCCTCTCGCGCCCCGATTTCCCAGCTTTGAAATCTCCCGCCGCCCGCATCCTCTCTCGCGCCCCGATTTCCCAGCTTTGAATCTCCCGCCAGCATCCTGCAGGTCAGCGCGTTGCTTGAAGCCTAAAGCTGGGAAGAAGCGTCCAATGCCGGGAGGTTCGGCCGGCGCAGGCAAGAGATCCGCTCATACAAGGAGAGCCGGACCCGGGGCAAAGAAACCGGGCCGAAATGCGGCTGCCGAGAAGGCATTGGCGCCTGGGCCGAGAACGGGCGGCACGGAAACAGGCGCGGAAAAACGAAAGGAGCCCCGCCGGGTCGGCGGGGCTCCTTCACTGGCGGAGGATGGGGGATTTGAACCCCCGAGGGCGTTAACCCAACACGCGTTCCAGGCGTGCGCCATAGGCCGCTAGGCGAATCCTCCAGGTGATTGCTCATGAAGAGCAGATACTAGGATACCCGACCGGGCCGAAAGTAACGAATCGGGCCTCGCGGACGGCGGCGGCGCGGCCTTCCGGCAACTCACCAGGACTTCACGGCATCGCGGTCCAGCATTTACTGAACCGTGGGGGCAGTCCCTCGAAACTGTCGGCGCCGCGTGGCAGACTGGCCGCCATGGAGCCCATGGACTGCCTGGTCATCTACGTCCCGACCGACGCCGCACCCGCGGTCCGCCTGGCCATCGGGGATGCCGGCGCCGGCCGGCTCGGCAACTACTCGCACTGCTCATTCAGCATGGAGGGAACCGGCCGCTTCACCCCGCTGGCCGGAGCCAACCCGGCCATCGGCGCCGTCGGCACCGCGGAGGAGGTAGCCGAGACCCGGATCGAGGCGATCTACCCGCGCTCCCTGCGCGCCGCCGTCGTTAGTGCCGCGGTGGAGGCCCACCCCTACGAGACCCCCGCATTCATGACCTTCCCGATCGACGTCAGCCTGCCGCCCCGGCCGCGTGAAGAGACGCCGCAAGTTCCGCGGGAGGAGGCCGCGGACTGACCCGATTTCGGCCGCCCGTTTATCTCGGGTAAACTGTTTGTCGGCCCCTCATGTGGTGTCATCCTGTGAACTCCCCCAGGACCGGAAGGTAGCAAGGGTAAGCGGGCTCTGGCAGGTGCATGAGGGGTCTTTTCCGTCTGTCCACATGCCGCCGGCCGGAAGTGAAATGCCCCTACTGCAACCGATAGGGTTCTTACTGTGAGTACAGCCCTCTACCGCCGCTACCGCCCCGATTCCTTCGCGGACGTCATTGGGCAGGAACACGTCACCAATCCGCTCATGGCGGCGCTGCAGAAAAACCGGGTCAACCACGCCTACCTCTTCTCCGGCCCGCGCGGCTGCGGAAAGACCACCTCGGCGAGGATCCTGGCCCGCTGCCTGAACTGCGCCAAAGGCCCGACGCCGGAGCCTTGCGGTGCGTGCGACTCGTGCCGGGAACTGGGGCGCGGCGGCCCGGGCAGCCTGGACGTCATCGAGATCGACGCGGCCTCCCACGGCGGCGTGGACGACGCGCGCGACCTGCGCGAGCGCGCCACCTTCGCCCCGGTGCGCGACCGCTACAAGATCTTCATCATCGACGAGGCCCACATGGTCACGTCGGCCGGCTTCAACGCGCTGCTGAAGATCGTCGAAGAGCCGCCGGAGCACATCAAGTTCATCTTCGCGACCACCGAGCCGGACAAGGTCATCGGGACCATCCGCTCGCGCACCCACCATTACCCGTTCCGGCTGGTGCCGCCGGAACCGCTGATGAAGTACCTGGAGCTGCTCTGCAACCAGGAAAACGTGCCCGTGGCTCCCGGCGTGCTCTCGCTCGTGATCCGCGCCGGCGGCGGTTCCGTCCGCGACTCGCTCTCCGTGCTGGACCAGCTGATGGCCGGCGCCGGACCGGCCGGGCTGGACTACGAGCTGGCCGTCTCCCTGCTCGGCTACACCCACGCCTCGCTGCTGGATGACGTGGTGGACGCCTTCGCCGCCTCGGACGCCTCCACGGTGTTCAGCGCGGTGGACCGGGTTGTCCAGACCGGGCATGACCCGCGCCGCTTCGTCGAGGACCTGCTGGAACGCTTCCGCGACCTGATCATCGTCAAGGCCATGCCGGAGAGCGCGCACACGATCCTGCGCGGCGTCCCAGAGGACCAGATCGCCCGGATGCAGACGCAGGCCCACCAGCTCGGCGCCTCCGAACTCTCCCGCGCGGCGGACATCGCCAACGAGGCGCTGACCGAAATGACCGGCGCGACGTCCCCGCGGCTGCACCTCGAGCTGCTCTGCGCCCGGATCCTGCTGCCCGCGGCGGACCAGGCCCAGCGCGGCGTGGCAGCCCGCGTCGACCGGATCGAACGCCGGCTCTCCTACGCCGGGGACGTGCCGGAAGCTCCCGTTTCGGCGGACGCCGGTGCCACCAACGACGGCGGAGCCTCGCCTTCCGCGTCCGGCGCGGCAGGATGGGGCGGCGCTGCGTCCGGGGGCTCCGGTGCCGCGCAGGTCCGTGAGATGCTGCGCGCCGCCCGTTCCGGCGGACAGGCCGCCGAACCCCAGCAGTCCCCCCGGCCAGCGGTGCCCGCCGCGGCGCAGCCCGCCGCCCAGTCGGCTCCGGCGGCCGTTCAACCGGCACCGGCTCATGCCGCCTCCGCCCCGGAGCAGCCAGCTGCCGCTTCTGCCTCGCGCCAAGCCGCACCGGCCGCTGCTGCCCCGCAATCAGCCGCATCAGCTGCTGCATCGGAGCGGACGGCACCCGCCGCCTCCGCCGTTATGGAACCGGCCGCCCGGCAGGCTCCCGCAGCGCCCCCTTCCGAGCAACCCGCGGCCCAGACCGCCCCGGCCGAGCAGGGATGGAATGCGGCACCCGCGCGGCAGGACCGGTCCGTCGCGGAACCTCAGCGCCAGCAAGCCTCCCCTCAGCAACCCGCCGCGCCCGAAGCCTCCGCCGATTCGTCCCGCGACTGGGGCGGAGCCTGGGGCGTTGTCCCGGAGCCCGAACCCGAGCCCGCACGGACCGCCCCCGCTTCCGCCCAGCGGCCGGGAGATAGGCCTGACAACGCGGGGTCTGCCAGCCCCGCCGCGGGCCAGCAGCAGCCGCCTGCCGCCCAGCCCGGCCCTGCGGGCCAGGCACCGCAGAACCACCAGCGGCCGATCGCGCCGCAGGACACTGGCCAGCCTGCAGGTCCTGCCGCCGGTCAGCAGCAGCCGCGTCCCGGTAACGGCGACCGCCCCGCCGGACCAGCACAGCAGCGGCCTGCATCACCTCAGAACGCTGTGGCGCAAGCCGGCCCGAACCAGCAGCCGACGCCGCCGCAGCACCCAGCCCAGCCGACCGGCCCCGCCGCGGGCCAGCAGCCGCCCCAGGACACCGGCCAGCAGGCCGGTCCCGCCGCGGGCCAGCAGCCGTCCCAGGACACCGGCCAGCAGGCCGGTCCCCCGCGCTTCGGTGCCGCCGGGTCGGTCGAGATGTTCCGCCGTGCCTGGCCGGAAATCATGGACGTCCTGAAGTCGGAGAAGAAGTTCCTCTGGATGACGGTCGAGCCCAATGCGTCGCTGGCCGGCTTCGACGGCCGGACCCTGACGGTCGCCTTCTCGAATACCGGCGCCATGACGGCATTCTCGAGCAAACAAGAGAACGCGGGCATGCTGAGGCAGTGCATCTTCAAAGTGCTCGGGACCGACGTCCAGCTTGATATCACAGCCGGTGGATCCGGGGCGGCGGGTGAATCCGGCCCAAAAGGCGCTAGCCGGCCCCAGCCGGCAGCCGGTCCGCAACACCAGCCTGCCACTGCACCATTCGCCGCCTCCAACCCGGTAAACACGGCTTCCGACGAGTCTCGGGCAAGCGCCCCGGCTCCGGTCGACAACGCACCAGCCGCGGCCACCCGGGCCCCGGCTCCGGTCCATGAGCAGACTCCGGCCGACGGCCCGGCGTCCGGTCCCGCCGCGGCTGTCGGCAATGGTCCCTCCGGCTCGGGTTCATCCAGCGGCTCGACTGCGCCGAGCGGCATGTCTGCCGCCAGCGCCCAGTCGCCTGCCTACTCGGCGGCAAGCGCGCCCTCTGCGGCGAGCGCCAACTCCCCCGGCATGCCAGGGCCCGCAGCGCAGTCGTCGGCCCCCTCCGCGGCGTCGCCGGTCTCGAGCCAGTCGGCACACACGGCGCCCTCGGCCCATTCCGCTGCGACGGCCGCATCGGGCCAGTCCGCCCACACGGCACCCTCGGCGCAGAGCGCAGCGTCGGCCGCATCGGGCCAGTCCGCCCACACGGCACCCTCGGCGCAGAGCGCAGCGTCGGCGAACTGGTCACCGAGCTCGGCTCCGTCTGCGGCGAGTGCGGACTCCGCAGTCAGCATGCAGCACGCCGGGGCGGCTGCATCCGCCCCGCCCCAGGCGCAGGCTCGTCCCGTGAACCTGCCGCCGCCCGTGCCGGGTGAACAGCCCGTCTTCGCGCACCTCGCCAACCGGCCGCCCCAGGCCGCCCAGCAGCCGGTCCGGCCGGCCCAGCCGATGCAAACGGCGCAGCCGGCGCAGCCGAGCCGCCCGGCCGCGGGTGAGCAGGAAGGCCGCGCCTGGGAACCGTCCCGGTCGGCCGCGCCACCGGAGAACGAAGGCCAGGTGTGGGAGCCGCCGAAGGCATCCCCGGAGGCTGCGTCGGTTCCATCGTCGCCCTACGACGACATCCCCTTCTCCGACGACGAGCCGCCGTCGGATGAGTGGGACGGGCCGCCCCCGGAGGATCCGGGCTTCGGCCGGCGGATGCCTCAGGCAGCCCCGGCCCGGAAAGCATCGTCAGCGGCCCCGGCCCAGCCGACCGTAAGCGGACCGGCCCCGGCCGCGGCCCCGCCGTCGTCGACCAACCGCCCCGCTGCTGCGCCCGCTTCCCCTGTGACCCCCGCACCCGTTGCTGCCCCGATGCAGCCCGAGCCGGGCAAGCCGATGAGCCGCTACCAGATGCTGCTGCAGCAGGCCCGGGCGACCGAGGCGCGGAACCGTCCGACCGAACCGGCCCAAAACGGTCAGCCCGGTGGCATAAGCTTGAGCTACGTCGAGGACATTCCCAGCGAGGACGATGTAGCCATCGAAGACTCCGGGCTGGTGGGCCGCGCCGCGATTGAGCGGATTCTGGGCGGCCGGCTGGTGGAAGAACGGAGCCTCGACGGTTCCTAAAGCAGGTCAGGAGATTGAGGATCAGTGTACGAAGGCGCCGTCCAAGAGCTAATTGACGAGCTCGGCCGGCTCCCCGGCATCGGGCCGAAGTCGGCGCAGCGGATCGCATTCCACATCCTGGAGGCCGATCCGGAAGACATGAAGCGGCTCTCGGAGTCGATCACGAACGTCAAGGAGCGGGTCAAGTTCTGCTCGATCTGCGGCAACGTGTCCGAGCAGGAAACCTGCAACATCTGCCGCGATCCGCGACGCGATCCGACCGCGATCTGCGTAGTGGAGGAGTCGAAGGACGTCATCGCGATCGAACGCACGCGGTCCTTCAAGGGCCGCTACCACGTGCTCGGCGGCGCGATTAATCCGATCGGCGGCGTTGGCCCCGAGCAGCTGCGCATCCGCGAACTGCTCAACCGCCTCTCCGACGGCCAGATCCAGGAAATCATCATCGCCACCGACCCCAACCTCGAGGGCGAGGCCACGGCGACCTATCTGGCCCGGATGCTCAAGACCATCGGCGTCACGGTGAGCCGGCTCGCTTCCGGGCTCCCGGTCGGCGGCGACCTGGAGTACGCGGACGAAGTGACGCTGGGCCGCGCCTTCGAAGGCCGCCGCAACCTGACCTAAGGCCGCCCGCCACACCCGCCACCCGCCGTCGTACGCTCCCCGGGGAAAGGTCATACTGCCCGGCGCATTCTCCCGCGCTCGGGCCGCGGCGTTAGACTTGCCATGCCGCCGCTGTCTGCAGCCGACGTATCCGGCGGCCGATTTCCATTGCCTACCGACCGGGCTGCCGGCAGGCCACAACCAGGAGTTGTTTAGAGAACGCATGAGTCTGATAGTTCAGAAGTTCGGAGGTTCCTCCGTTTCCGATGCCGACGGCATTAAGCGCGTCGCCAAGCGCGTGGTCGACACGCAGGCGGCAGGAAACGATGTAGTTGTGGTGGTTTCCGCCATGGGCGACACCACTGACGAGCTGCTGGACTTGGCCGGACAGATTACGTCCGATCCCAGCGCGCGCGAGATGGACATGCTGCTCAGCGCCGGCGAACGCATCTCCATGTCGCTGCTGGCCATGGCCATCCAGGAACTCGGGGCCACCGCGCAGTCCTTCACCGGCAGCCAGGCCGGCATGATCACCGACGCCATCCACGGCAAGGCCCGCATTATCGACGTCTCGCCGCACCGGGTGAAGACCACCCTGGAGAAGGGCGACGTCGCCATCGTGGCCGGCTTCCAGGGCATGAGCCAGGAAAGCCAGGACATCACGACGCTCGGCCGCGGCGGCTCGGACACCACTGCGGTGGCCCTGGCAGCGGCGCTGGACGCCGACGTCTGCGAGATCTACACGGACGTCGACGGCATCTACACCGCCGACCCGCGCGTGGTCGGCAGCGCCCGGAAGATCGACAAGATCTCCAGCGAGGAAATGCTGGAAATGGCCGCCTCCGGCTCCAAGATCCTGCACCTGCGCTGCGTCGAGTACGCCCGCCGCTTCGGTGTGCCGCTCCACGTCCGCTCCTCGTTCAGCACCCACGAAGGCACCTGGGTCCTGCCCAGCCCCGACGACAAAATCAAGATCCAAGAGGGAGAACCCATGGAACAGCCCATCATCTCCGGCGTGGCCCATGATCGTTCCGAGGCGAAAGTCACGATCATCGGCGTCCCGGACATCCCGGGCAAGGCGGCCGAGCTCTTCGGCATCGTCGCCGGCGCGCACGCCAACATCGACATGATCGTGCAGAACGTCTCCACCCAGGGCTCGGGCAAGACGGACATCTCCTTCACCCTGCCGATCGTGGAAGGCAAGGACGCCCTCGAGGCGCTGCACGCGGCCCAGTCCACCGTCGGCTTCGAGAGCATCGACTACAACGACCAGATCGGCAAGCTGTCGCTGATCGGGGCGGGGATGCGCTCCAACCCGGGCGTCTCCTACAAGTTCTTCGAGGCGCTGCATAAGGCCGGCGTCAACGTGGACATGATCTCCACCTCGGAAATCCGCATCTCCATCGTCACCCATGCGGACCTGCTGGACACGGCCGTGCGCGCAGTCCACTCGGCGTTCGACCTGGACAGCGAGGACGAGGCAACGGTCTACGGCGGCACCGGGCGCTAGGACCTGGTCCGGCCCAGCAGGCCACAAAATAACGACGGCGATGCCCGACTCACGCGGGGATCGCCGTCGTTGTTTTCCTGATAGTTAAGGGCAGACCGGTCAGGTCGGCTCGTGGCGTTTGCGGAACGCGTAGGCATGGCCTTCAGCATCACGTTCCACTTCGATTTCCGCCAACTGCTCCTCGGAGGACAACTCGGCATCATCGTGCCGGTGCACTACGGGAGTGTCACTGTCAATCCTGTCCGCAGGTCCCCAGACCTTGGCCGCTCGGGCCGTAATCCTCATGAAACCGCGGATGAAACTCGAATT contains these protein-coding regions:
- a CDS encoding aspartate kinase — protein: MSLIVQKFGGSSVSDADGIKRVAKRVVDTQAAGNDVVVVVSAMGDTTDELLDLAGQITSDPSAREMDMLLSAGERISMSLLAMAIQELGATAQSFTGSQAGMITDAIHGKARIIDVSPHRVKTTLEKGDVAIVAGFQGMSQESQDITTLGRGGSDTTAVALAAALDADVCEIYTDVDGIYTADPRVVGSARKIDKISSEEMLEMAASGSKILHLRCVEYARRFGVPLHVRSSFSTHEGTWVLPSPDDKIKIQEGEPMEQPIISGVAHDRSEAKVTIIGVPDIPGKAAELFGIVAGAHANIDMIVQNVSTQGSGKTDISFTLPIVEGKDALEALHAAQSTVGFESIDYNDQIGKLSLIGAGMRSNPGVSYKFFEALHKAGVNVDMISTSEIRISIVTHADLLDTAVRAVHSAFDLDSEDEATVYGGTGR
- the recR gene encoding recombination mediator RecR, yielding MYEGAVQELIDELGRLPGIGPKSAQRIAFHILEADPEDMKRLSESITNVKERVKFCSICGNVSEQETCNICRDPRRDPTAICVVEESKDVIAIERTRSFKGRYHVLGGAINPIGGVGPEQLRIRELLNRLSDGQIQEIIIATDPNLEGEATATYLARMLKTIGVTVSRLASGLPVGGDLEYADEVTLGRAFEGRRNLT
- a CDS encoding DNA polymerase III subunit gamma and tau, which produces MSTALYRRYRPDSFADVIGQEHVTNPLMAALQKNRVNHAYLFSGPRGCGKTTSARILARCLNCAKGPTPEPCGACDSCRELGRGGPGSLDVIEIDAASHGGVDDARDLRERATFAPVRDRYKIFIIDEAHMVTSAGFNALLKIVEEPPEHIKFIFATTEPDKVIGTIRSRTHHYPFRLVPPEPLMKYLELLCNQENVPVAPGVLSLVIRAGGGSVRDSLSVLDQLMAGAGPAGLDYELAVSLLGYTHASLLDDVVDAFAASDASTVFSAVDRVVQTGHDPRRFVEDLLERFRDLIIVKAMPESAHTILRGVPEDQIARMQTQAHQLGASELSRAADIANEALTEMTGATSPRLHLELLCARILLPAADQAQRGVAARVDRIERRLSYAGDVPEAPVSADAGATNDGGASPSASGAAGWGGAASGGSGAAQVREMLRAARSGGQAAEPQQSPRPAVPAAAQPAAQSAPAAVQPAPAHAASAPEQPAAASASRQAAPAAAAPQSAASAAASERTAPAASAVMEPAARQAPAAPPSEQPAAQTAPAEQGWNAAPARQDRSVAEPQRQQASPQQPAAPEASADSSRDWGGAWGVVPEPEPEPARTAPASAQRPGDRPDNAGSASPAAGQQQPPAAQPGPAGQAPQNHQRPIAPQDTGQPAGPAAGQQQPRPGNGDRPAGPAQQRPASPQNAVAQAGPNQQPTPPQHPAQPTGPAAGQQPPQDTGQQAGPAAGQQPSQDTGQQAGPPRFGAAGSVEMFRRAWPEIMDVLKSEKKFLWMTVEPNASLAGFDGRTLTVAFSNTGAMTAFSSKQENAGMLRQCIFKVLGTDVQLDITAGGSGAAGESGPKGASRPQPAAGPQHQPATAPFAASNPVNTASDESRASAPAPVDNAPAAATRAPAPVHEQTPADGPASGPAAAVGNGPSGSGSSSGSTAPSGMSAASAQSPAYSAASAPSAASANSPGMPGPAAQSSAPSAASPVSSQSAHTAPSAHSAATAASGQSAHTAPSAQSAASAASGQSAHTAPSAQSAASANWSPSSAPSAASADSAVSMQHAGAAASAPPQAQARPVNLPPPVPGEQPVFAHLANRPPQAAQQPVRPAQPMQTAQPAQPSRPAAGEQEGRAWEPSRSAAPPENEGQVWEPPKASPEAASVPSSPYDDIPFSDDEPPSDEWDGPPPEDPGFGRRMPQAAPARKASSAAPAQPTVSGPAPAAAPPSSTNRPAAAPASPVTPAPVAAPMQPEPGKPMSRYQMLLQQARATEARNRPTEPAQNGQPGGISLSYVEDIPSEDDVAIEDSGLVGRAAIERILGGRLVEERSLDGS